One part of the Microbacterium aurugineum genome encodes these proteins:
- a CDS encoding extracellular solute-binding protein, translating into MKTANQRHSRRVVTAIALGSAAALALSACTTGAEGGGDDGVVELTFLSHYGSDPFKSGIGALIDQWNEENPDIQVTSQAVNFDELLTTLNVRQTGGRGADIVSSYSLWGGQLQANGVLSAPPADVAEDITANYSQAALDSVTTGDGDLLGYPTEFNTYALFYNKQLLAEAGYDGPPKSWDELTEIANATTEKDGSGNTIVQGISLIQDGDNHTVHPFLSLLDSAGGEFLAPDGKSAMDDTAEDVMQLEADLAETGATSTSIMPTKAFPTGGVAMAVQAGWWIGSLKASMGDDYANVGVAPVPGPKDGDVGSLAYTFFTGVNSGSQHQEEAWKFLSWLNSHENEDGVTALGEFLAEQGLIPPRTADAEILGPKYLAQEPNLEPIYAAAEYAMAESNASNAYEAKTSTNTALNDIIVNGADVKKTFSKLVKEIDAQ; encoded by the coding sequence ATGAAGACTGCAAACCAGCGTCATAGCCGACGAGTGGTGACCGCGATCGCGCTCGGCAGTGCTGCCGCACTCGCCCTGTCCGCGTGCACGACAGGAGCCGAGGGCGGAGGAGATGACGGAGTCGTCGAGCTCACGTTCCTCAGCCACTACGGAAGCGACCCCTTCAAGTCGGGGATCGGCGCTCTCATCGACCAGTGGAACGAAGAGAACCCCGACATCCAGGTCACATCCCAGGCTGTCAACTTCGACGAGCTGCTCACGACCCTCAACGTCCGTCAGACCGGCGGCCGTGGTGCCGACATCGTCAGCTCGTACTCACTCTGGGGCGGGCAGCTTCAGGCGAACGGCGTGCTCTCCGCACCGCCCGCGGACGTCGCAGAGGACATCACGGCGAACTACAGCCAGGCCGCGCTCGATTCGGTGACCACAGGTGACGGAGACCTGCTGGGCTACCCGACCGAGTTCAACACCTACGCGCTGTTCTACAACAAGCAGCTCCTCGCCGAAGCCGGCTACGACGGACCGCCGAAGAGTTGGGACGAGCTGACCGAGATCGCCAATGCGACCACGGAGAAGGACGGCTCAGGTAACACGATCGTCCAGGGCATCTCTCTCATTCAGGACGGTGACAACCACACGGTGCACCCGTTCCTGTCGCTACTCGACTCAGCTGGTGGCGAGTTCCTCGCCCCCGATGGCAAGTCCGCGATGGACGACACTGCCGAAGACGTCATGCAGCTCGAGGCCGATCTCGCCGAGACGGGTGCCACTTCGACCTCGATCATGCCGACCAAGGCTTTCCCCACCGGGGGCGTCGCCATGGCCGTGCAGGCCGGATGGTGGATCGGCAGTCTCAAGGCCTCTATGGGGGATGACTACGCGAACGTCGGTGTCGCACCCGTCCCAGGGCCCAAGGACGGAGACGTGGGCTCGCTCGCCTACACGTTCTTCACGGGTGTGAACTCGGGCAGCCAGCACCAGGAGGAGGCGTGGAAGTTCCTCAGTTGGCTCAACTCCCACGAGAACGAGGACGGCGTGACTGCGCTCGGTGAGTTCCTCGCTGAGCAGGGCCTGATTCCGCCGAGGACCGCGGATGCCGAGATCCTCGGCCCGAAGTATCTCGCACAGGAGCCGAACCTCGAGCCGATCTACGCCGCCGCTGAGTACGCGATGGCCGAGTCGAATGCGTCCAACGCCTACGAGGCGAAGACATCCACCAACACCGCTCTCAACGACATCATCGTCAACGGGGCAGACGTGAAGAAGACCTTCTCGAAGTTGGTCAAGGAGATCGACGCACAGTAG